A genomic window from Leptospira ryugenii includes:
- a CDS encoding Ig-like domain-containing protein, producing the protein MDAITQNRFRIAKLCSFVILIWSQIHCQIYSQSSDISEDEYRKLGLRLLTNYLSSQNFPPPKLDDRLNLTALKHGEYLTLNQNYNPGYEMNTQEALDWIHKEKPGLPGFIGETPNDQAIAMGFKPANGCGVVNTVLPIMQKSQRNSPEFLLRGLLDTPFHRSMVFNPAIKRIGLQRVDYENGKLVLVYFAEICVIGEKKSFVVYPGANDKMIRLRMPPELPNPFPSLPYLSYSSAVSIQLFFDEDPKTELYWEEAILLDPNGEKVPISLLSLENPPPDTEAFLRGLKFVAFVSNAPFQPNTTYTVKAKVKDGNGKQVFQKVWKFTTEPEDSFDRMYTKNIPNVITGDEVYE; encoded by the coding sequence ATGGATGCCATCACTCAAAATCGCTTTCGCATAGCAAAGCTTTGTTCATTCGTTATACTGATTTGGAGCCAAATCCATTGCCAAATTTACTCTCAGTCCAGCGATATTTCTGAAGATGAGTATAGAAAACTGGGTCTTCGTTTGCTCACAAACTATCTCTCTTCACAAAATTTTCCTCCCCCTAAATTGGATGATCGTTTGAACCTGACAGCACTTAAACATGGAGAATACCTGACGCTGAATCAAAATTATAATCCAGGGTACGAAATGAACACACAAGAGGCTTTGGATTGGATACACAAAGAAAAACCGGGACTGCCGGGTTTTATCGGCGAGACTCCTAACGACCAAGCGATTGCCATGGGTTTTAAGCCAGCAAACGGTTGTGGTGTGGTGAATACAGTCTTGCCAATTATGCAAAAGTCTCAGAGAAATTCACCAGAATTCCTTCTACGAGGCCTTTTAGATACCCCCTTTCATAGAAGTATGGTATTTAATCCGGCTATCAAACGAATCGGATTGCAGAGAGTCGATTATGAGAATGGAAAATTAGTGCTCGTTTACTTTGCCGAAATCTGCGTAATCGGTGAAAAAAAGTCCTTTGTCGTTTACCCAGGAGCAAATGACAAGATGATTCGATTGCGAATGCCTCCAGAACTTCCGAATCCCTTCCCCAGTTTACCATATTTAAGCTATTCGTCAGCTGTATCGATTCAACTCTTCTTTGATGAAGATCCAAAGACAGAACTCTATTGGGAAGAGGCAATCCTTCTAGATCCGAATGGAGAAAAAGTGCCGATCTCATTGTTGAGTTTGGAAAACCCTCCGCCAGATACAGAGGCATTCTTAAGAGGACTAAAATTTGTAGCCTTTGTTTCTAATGCTCCTTTTCAACCAAACACAACATATACGGTAAAGGCAAAGGTAAAAGATGGTAATGGAAAACAAGTATTCCAAAAGGTTTGGAAGTTCACAACGGAGCCCGAGGACTCTTTTGATCGAATGTATACAAAAAATATCCCCAATGTGATCACAGGTGACGAGGTCTATGAGTAA
- a CDS encoding LIC_10421 family protein: MKYVITLVLLLATSSVFALEDIEKVLVQKANTPEEKKIVKNYLLKVAKDHRDVAQKYKDLAKSKSGGKAVYQDNRKAEMLELAEKFEADAKVYEDEASKL, translated from the coding sequence ATGAAATATGTAATTACGCTTGTTCTACTACTCGCTACGAGTTCTGTCTTTGCTTTGGAGGACATTGAAAAAGTTCTAGTCCAAAAAGCAAATACCCCTGAAGAAAAAAAGATTGTAAAAAACTATCTTTTGAAAGTGGCAAAAGACCACCGCGATGTAGCACAAAAATACAAAGACCTAGCAAAATCAAAAAGTGGTGGAAAGGCTGTCTACCAAGACAATAGAAAAGCAGAAATGCTCGAATTGGCTGAAAAATTCGAGGCAGATGCGAAAGTATACGAAGACGAGGCTAGCAAGTTATAA
- a CDS encoding DUF5777 family beta-barrel protein: protein MKPTLLIFLILFVSNFLYSQDRKTNTHFMGSSMIFMPSTEDIGEKNLVFRFNHRFGNAKSGLDDFYGLDEGANTQLALDYGLSDRWMVGLARTSQFKTWETRTKYRVFSQDSNIPFTLSLYGVIGLETSEQTYTYSYFTRSWTGNAAIDNQINKGLNTYELTDQDKTSYLSSLLISRKINETLSLQISPMYVHRNFTPTEIDNTRYGLDIGGRIKLSTRFDISFSTILSKKRDFIGSSYSQESQKTSIAGANQFTSDQINTGLSNGSISLSEVILRNIILDEPVKHKFVPFGIGFDLETGGHVFQFMVSNTRTLAQTQLLRGGDYDFMKQEFCVGFNILRQFSIGEEREKW from the coding sequence ATGAAACCAACACTTCTCATATTCCTCATTCTTTTTGTTTCCAACTTCCTTTACTCCCAAGATAGAAAAACAAACACGCATTTCATGGGATCAAGTATGATCTTTATGCCCTCCACGGAGGACATTGGAGAAAAGAATTTAGTATTTCGATTCAACCACCGCTTCGGAAATGCCAAATCTGGATTAGATGATTTCTATGGTCTAGATGAAGGAGCGAATACACAACTCGCACTGGATTACGGTTTGTCCGATCGCTGGATGGTGGGCCTAGCGCGAACATCCCAATTCAAAACATGGGAGACTCGCACCAAATATAGAGTCTTTAGCCAAGATTCGAATATCCCCTTTACCCTTAGCCTATATGGTGTTATTGGCCTTGAGACATCAGAGCAAACCTATACTTATTCCTATTTCACTCGCAGCTGGACAGGCAATGCAGCGATTGATAACCAAATCAATAAAGGTCTGAATACATATGAACTGACAGACCAGGACAAAACCTCTTATCTCTCTTCATTGCTCATTTCCCGAAAGATCAATGAAACACTTTCTTTGCAAATTTCACCTATGTATGTGCACAGGAATTTTACTCCTACTGAAATAGATAACACCAGGTATGGCCTAGACATTGGCGGAAGGATCAAACTCTCTACTCGGTTTGATATTAGTTTTAGTACCATCTTAAGCAAAAAAAGGGATTTCATAGGCTCAAGTTATAGCCAAGAATCCCAAAAAACCTCCATAGCGGGAGCAAATCAATTTACTAGCGATCAAATCAACACAGGACTAAGTAATGGAAGTATATCCCTATCAGAAGTCATACTCAGAAATATCATTTTGGATGAGCCCGTAAAACATAAATTTGTTCCTTTTGGAATTGGCTTTGACTTAGAAACGGGCGGACATGTCTTTCAGTTTATGGTCTCCAATACCAGAACTTTGGCACAAACACAATTGTTACGCGGAGGGGATTACGACTTTATGAAACAAGAATTCTGTGTAGGATTTAATATTCTCAGACAGTTTAGTATTGGAGAGGAAAGGGAAAAATGGTAA
- a CDS encoding YceI family protein yields the protein MRSFFCYALSLVLCFPIFAQDQTWKVKSGKITFKSETELESIWGKGEAVSGQFNPISKKIHIEIELDGIKTDNKLQTSHLHENYFETNLYPIASFDGIVSETKETGEVEAIGTLELHGVRQGQVKLTGKVEKTKEGVEQISYFSIKLSDYKIQVPKLLFLKINPIIQVKLNLIWETPK from the coding sequence TTGAGATCTTTCTTTTGTTATGCGCTAAGTCTAGTTCTTTGTTTCCCTATCTTTGCCCAAGACCAAACTTGGAAGGTCAAATCGGGTAAGATAACATTTAAATCCGAGACTGAATTGGAATCTATCTGGGGCAAAGGAGAAGCAGTGAGTGGTCAATTCAATCCGATCAGTAAAAAGATTCATATAGAAATTGAACTTGATGGGATCAAAACGGATAACAAATTACAGACTTCTCACTTACATGAAAATTACTTTGAAACCAATCTATACCCGATTGCAAGCTTCGATGGCATAGTCTCGGAGACCAAAGAAACGGGAGAAGTAGAAGCGATTGGAACTTTGGAACTCCATGGAGTGAGACAAGGGCAGGTGAAACTTACGGGGAAAGTAGAAAAAACTAAAGAAGGTGTAGAACAAATCTCATACTTTAGCATCAAACTTTCTGATTATAAGATCCAAGTTCCCAAACTTCTCTTTTTAAAAATAAATCCCATCATCCAAGTCAAACTCAACCTAATCTGGGAAACTCCCAAATGA
- a CDS encoding LIC11213 family lipoprotein, giving the protein MYSAILFSLLAFLTSCTYHSSADKEREIATKSFLLQLASNARTATPSCDSSNQTFSSLRSAGFDSSCGRSGCHDGTTRFNTTVYSQVRALVTAGNASNSNLYRQQSTGSMAIYSNANLDRALFCWIQSGANP; this is encoded by the coding sequence ATGTACAGTGCCATCCTTTTCAGCCTTTTAGCATTTCTCACATCTTGCACCTATCACTCGTCAGCTGATAAAGAAAGAGAGATTGCAACGAAATCATTTTTGCTCCAACTTGCGTCCAATGCAAGGACTGCCACTCCGAGCTGTGACAGTTCCAATCAAACCTTTTCCAGCTTACGTTCAGCAGGTTTTGATAGTTCCTGCGGAAGGTCTGGTTGTCATGATGGTACAACCCGATTCAATACGACTGTTTACTCACAAGTCAGAGCGCTTGTCACTGCGGGGAATGCATCCAATTCTAACCTATATCGACAACAATCTACGGGCTCAATGGCCATTTATTCCAATGCAAATTTAGATCGTGCATTGTTCTGTTGGATCCAAAGTGGAGCAAATCCTTGA
- a CDS encoding LIC11213 family lipoprotein — protein sequence MTIRSFLLTSFFISFLSNCEVIDPKEKENTNELIGILALSRSSSSNGSSTSTGRFPTPTCEVSAPSFATLKTAGFETRCGGSCHATGGSEAAKFRVTVYNEVKNYTISGSPTRSTLYNIQSTGSMSGNTDQAVDKAIYCWILGGTNP from the coding sequence ATGACGATTCGATCCTTCTTGCTTACCTCTTTCTTTATATCTTTCCTTTCGAACTGCGAGGTCATAGACCCCAAAGAGAAAGAGAATACAAATGAACTCATTGGAATCCTAGCCCTCTCTAGAAGTTCATCCTCTAATGGGAGCTCCACGAGCACGGGAAGATTTCCTACTCCCACCTGTGAGGTGAGTGCACCCTCCTTTGCAACTTTAAAAACCGCTGGTTTTGAAACTCGTTGCGGAGGAAGTTGCCACGCAACTGGAGGAAGTGAAGCGGCTAAATTCCGGGTCACCGTTTACAATGAAGTAAAAAATTATACGATATCTGGCTCTCCTACACGCTCGACTCTTTACAACATCCAATCAACAGGATCGATGAGTGGAAATACAGACCAAGCTGTTGACAAAGCAATCTATTGTTGGATCCTAGGCGGCACAAATCCGTAA
- a CDS encoding quinone oxidoreductase family protein yields the protein MKAIQIFEHGSADQLTVTELVTPKLKEGEVLIKVEAISINHFDILSRKGIYPKMQLPRTLGMDCAGVVISSTDLQGRWKGGERVLVLGETLGLGGPGAYSEYVNVPANEVFSIPDFLSMEEAASIGISCLTALYVTKYKLSDMKGRSVLIPGISGGVASSLLQFCKLFGAKTIVTSRSESHCVSAIGMGANYAIKSNDPNALKQIQEQTDGKGVDIVLNAVGGPSIPFSIQSLVQKGGQLYLIGTCAGKDVELNLFQILIKEINLIGCNFGSLLPEERGNIYQEFLEYLRQNQFHIQIDRIFPLTEAKEAHQYIESGGHSGKVILKP from the coding sequence ATGAAGGCAATACAAATTTTTGAACATGGTAGTGCAGACCAACTAACAGTAACAGAATTGGTCACACCCAAGTTAAAAGAAGGGGAAGTTCTTATCAAAGTAGAAGCAATTTCTATCAATCACTTTGATATACTTTCACGAAAAGGCATCTATCCCAAGATGCAGTTACCGAGAACTTTAGGTATGGACTGTGCTGGTGTTGTCATTTCTTCTACTGATTTGCAAGGAAGGTGGAAAGGAGGCGAGAGAGTACTGGTTCTTGGTGAGACCTTAGGACTTGGTGGACCAGGAGCGTACTCCGAATATGTGAATGTTCCAGCAAACGAAGTATTCTCGATTCCCGATTTTCTAAGTATGGAGGAAGCAGCAAGTATAGGGATTTCCTGTCTTACGGCTTTGTATGTCACAAAATATAAATTAAGTGACATGAAGGGCCGTTCCGTCCTCATTCCTGGAATTAGCGGTGGAGTGGCATCTTCTCTCCTCCAGTTTTGTAAACTCTTTGGAGCAAAGACCATAGTAACTAGCCGAAGCGAAAGCCATTGTGTTTCTGCAATTGGAATGGGAGCAAACTATGCAATCAAAAGCAATGATCCAAACGCATTGAAACAGATACAAGAACAGACAGATGGGAAAGGAGTGGACATTGTCTTGAATGCAGTCGGTGGTCCAAGCATTCCGTTTTCGATCCAAAGCCTTGTGCAAAAAGGAGGCCAGCTGTATTTGATTGGAACTTGTGCTGGAAAGGATGTGGAACTAAATCTTTTCCAAATATTGATCAAAGAAATCAATCTCATTGGTTGCAATTTTGGAAGTTTGCTCCCAGAAGAGAGAGGAAATATCTACCAAGAATTTTTGGAATACCTAAGACAAAACCAATTTCACATCCAGATTGATCGTATCTTCCCACTCACTGAGGCAAAGGAAGCCCATCAGTACATAGAATCTGGAGGACATTCTGGAAAGGTCATTTTAAAGCCTTAG
- a CDS encoding AraC family transcriptional regulator, which produces MKKNLSRIQIYQKKQDSGFHQHRLHQMLLVENGVFLLEDDTKRQILYDQTIALIPNKTKHRTIALGDAVTFHSLYFDAKVANTLEKGIHLIPSHPLLRALIISLEGKVKQTEIRSLSLKLIAKILEELLPKNKKRVLALPIAKSERNQKIINYIELNFRKKILIEDFQNVLPLSTRQIDRTFRSELKISPLEYLKLKRIQMAVILLETTEEAITEISLSCGYESLSSFYAHFEEIIGTSPKRFRRGGISLS; this is translated from the coding sequence ATGAAAAAAAATCTAAGTAGGATACAAATCTACCAAAAGAAACAAGACTCTGGTTTTCACCAACATAGACTTCACCAAATGTTGCTTGTGGAAAATGGAGTTTTTTTACTAGAAGATGATACAAAACGCCAGATTCTATATGACCAAACCATAGCTCTAATCCCTAACAAAACCAAACATAGAACCATCGCTTTGGGTGATGCGGTTACATTCCATTCCCTGTATTTTGATGCAAAAGTTGCAAATACTTTAGAAAAAGGCATTCATTTGATTCCTAGTCATCCTTTGCTACGCGCTCTTATCATTTCTTTGGAGGGGAAGGTGAAACAAACCGAAATCCGATCCTTAAGTTTGAAATTGATAGCCAAAATTCTTGAGGAGCTCCTCCCCAAAAACAAAAAGAGGGTCCTAGCACTGCCCATTGCCAAAAGTGAGAGAAACCAAAAGATCATTAACTATATAGAATTAAATTTCCGAAAAAAAATTCTCATTGAGGATTTTCAAAATGTATTGCCTTTGTCGACTCGCCAGATAGATCGTACGTTTCGTTCAGAGCTTAAAATCTCGCCTCTAGAATATCTTAAACTCAAGCGTATCCAAATGGCCGTTATTCTTTTGGAGACGACTGAAGAGGCAATCACTGAAATATCATTAAGCTGTGGTTATGAAAGTTTATCTTCGTTTTATGCACACTTTGAAGAAATCATTGGCACCTCTCCGAAACGGTTCCGAAGAGGTGGTATTTCATTATCTTAA
- a CDS encoding MBL fold metallo-hydrolase, which yields MNTLQKISMFLMAVLASGSLFANPTKTIYEFESDDGGFRTKTFFYDNGEEVVAFDTQFTEKYAEQCIRFLKSKTKSPIKYLVISHPNPDKFNAISSFKKLGAKVIASKQTASAIKGVHEYKKYYWTKIAKAFTESNYPKLGKIDLEFEGSYDLKLQNGDSLRLTELGSKGVSSNQTVTFIPEKNAFLVGDLIHFKTHAWLEGGIQNGKPNPDINEWVQTLEKLKALGNSESIVYGGRGKVAKLFEAVKEQKSYLQEVDEIVTDYIKDLGAKQTELKSDQANKHYQVLEKQIAKEYPDYALPYMIGYGVYGLVNAKLK from the coding sequence ATGAATACTCTACAAAAAATTTCAATGTTTCTGATGGCAGTGCTAGCCTCAGGAAGTCTATTCGCAAACCCAACTAAAACCATTTACGAATTTGAGTCCGACGATGGGGGCTTTCGCACAAAAACATTCTTCTATGATAATGGTGAGGAAGTTGTCGCGTTTGATACTCAGTTTACCGAAAAGTATGCGGAACAATGCATCCGATTTCTAAAAAGCAAAACAAAAAGTCCAATCAAGTATCTAGTAATCAGCCACCCCAATCCTGATAAATTCAATGCAATTTCTAGCTTTAAAAAATTGGGAGCAAAGGTAATCGCTTCTAAACAAACTGCATCTGCCATCAAAGGTGTACATGAGTACAAAAAGTACTACTGGACAAAAATAGCAAAGGCCTTTACGGAGTCGAATTATCCGAAACTTGGAAAGATTGATCTTGAATTTGAAGGATCGTACGATCTTAAATTACAAAATGGAGATAGCCTTCGTTTGACTGAGCTTGGGTCAAAGGGTGTGAGTTCTAACCAAACAGTAACCTTTATCCCTGAAAAAAATGCCTTCTTGGTTGGAGACTTGATCCATTTTAAGACACATGCTTGGCTGGAAGGTGGAATCCAAAATGGAAAACCAAATCCGGACATAAATGAATGGGTACAAACTTTAGAGAAACTAAAGGCACTCGGCAATTCGGAAAGTATTGTTTACGGAGGAAGGGGAAAGGTCGCCAAATTGTTTGAGGCAGTTAAGGAACAAAAAAGCTATCTGCAGGAAGTTGATGAAATCGTTACAGATTATATAAAAGATTTAGGTGCTAAACAAACGGAACTTAAGTCAGATCAAGCAAACAAACATTACCAAGTCTTGGAAAAACAAATCGCAAAAGAATATCCAGACTATGCACTTCCATATATGATAGGTTATGGGGTCTATGGCCTTGTCAACGCAAAGTTAAAATAG
- a CDS encoding efflux RND transporter permease subunit has translation MRYLIQFFLKRSLLVNVLLVFIVLIALSSISTMNRNKFPEVDLGKMIITTKYPGASPSDVEQNVTRLIEDELKSVKGIDKFTSVSAENVSLVTVDIDINYPNSDEVKDEIRRAVDRVTTLPAEVKERPNIRDLKSTEAPVLTVGISGDVEYGELRRIAKIMEKDIKHIKGVSYVDKYAFRDKEFEVDLDPNKLKAYYVALNDVLVALNRRNIRATGGNIESFNTQRNILTLSQFDSIEDIKNVIVRSEFGGGLIRVKDLGIVRESYEDEKMRTIFNGKSGIMLVIKKASNADIIRVVDTIKEYLKEKQTVLPNGIILTPVNDDTRVVRNRLSVVTSNAYLGFALVIIILVIFLDLKSSFLVALSIPVSLAITFIIMKWTNSDINSVSLAAMIIALGMIVDQSIVVTENSIFYKAKGFSKWDAITEGTLEVVIPVFASVLTTVLSFGPMLTMSGTLGRFVYVIPVVVIASLVGSLFNSWFILPNHLTHIFPEQEMEKKENWQDRFFNRISVPYAKLMLPVLKHKYLTISFTLFLLVFTLYWGKNKVLFNLFPPDGADTFFVYLEMPQESTFDATEEVIRNIEKEVQTLPKEEVSFYLSKIGTQSTQELAAPVGGDKHLAYTQVTLVPSSERKREAQLVMDEIREKINKNITGYKDITYDLQKPGPPAGKPIEIHVHSDVDEVRSRYVNRIVEDLNQLEGVFDVSTNYKVGRDEYKLDIDYVKLAAVGLNVQDVASTLRIAFDGVRATSIVKNNEEIDIRVRFPESARREIGNVLQLEVRNREGRLVPIRAFASLSKVKAESSVYHTDGDVTTTVTARTNVTVQPQKVIDSILAKYAPELKANQDVRLSYGGEAEKTKESVKSLLIAFIGGIIAIYLVIALLFNSLSQPILVLLAIPFGLIGVIWAFYFHDRPFSFLGLIGVIGLSGIVVNNSIMMVEFINKIVNDEKDTEGFDEKEIIPQIIEGAVRRLRPIVITTGTTVLGLMPTAYGIGGSDRFIEPMVIALSYGIIASTLITLVLIPAFYLANLEAVHYVRSGFRFLARALRFRT, from the coding sequence GTGCGGTACCTCATTCAGTTTTTTCTTAAACGTAGCCTTTTAGTCAATGTACTCTTGGTATTCATCGTTCTCATCGCTTTGTCGAGCATTAGCACTATGAATCGAAATAAATTTCCAGAGGTGGATCTAGGTAAGATGATCATCACCACCAAATATCCTGGTGCCTCTCCTTCTGATGTCGAACAAAATGTGACTCGTTTGATCGAGGACGAATTAAAGAGTGTAAAGGGTATTGATAAATTTACTTCTGTTTCTGCTGAGAATGTTTCTTTGGTCACGGTGGACATAGATATCAATTATCCAAATTCAGATGAGGTAAAGGATGAGATACGGCGGGCGGTGGACCGAGTAACAACATTGCCAGCTGAAGTAAAGGAGAGACCTAATATCCGTGATTTAAAATCAACTGAGGCCCCAGTTCTTACGGTTGGAATCTCTGGTGATGTGGAATATGGCGAACTTAGACGCATCGCAAAGATTATGGAAAAAGATATCAAACACATTAAAGGTGTCTCCTACGTTGATAAATATGCTTTTCGTGATAAAGAATTTGAAGTAGATCTGGATCCAAATAAACTCAAAGCATATTACGTAGCATTGAATGATGTGCTTGTCGCACTCAATAGAAGAAATATCCGTGCTACTGGTGGTAATATTGAATCTTTTAACACCCAGAGAAATATCCTCACCTTATCACAGTTTGATTCTATAGAAGATATAAAAAACGTAATCGTGCGGTCAGAATTTGGAGGAGGACTAATCCGAGTCAAAGATTTGGGGATCGTACGTGAGTCTTACGAAGATGAAAAGATGCGAACCATTTTTAATGGCAAATCAGGGATCATGCTCGTGATTAAAAAAGCATCAAATGCAGACATCATCCGAGTTGTAGATACAATCAAAGAATACTTAAAAGAAAAACAAACAGTCCTTCCGAATGGTATTATTCTCACTCCTGTCAATGATGACACAAGAGTTGTGCGAAATCGTTTATCTGTTGTTACTTCAAATGCCTATCTAGGATTTGCACTCGTTATCATCATTTTGGTAATATTCTTGGATTTAAAAAGTTCCTTTCTTGTTGCCTTGAGCATTCCTGTTTCCCTTGCGATTACTTTCATTATCATGAAGTGGACTAATTCAGATATCAATTCTGTATCGCTTGCGGCGATGATCATTGCTCTCGGAATGATAGTTGACCAATCGATTGTTGTAACAGAAAACTCCATATTTTATAAAGCAAAGGGTTTTTCCAAATGGGATGCTATCACAGAGGGAACTTTGGAGGTGGTAATCCCTGTATTCGCTTCAGTATTAACCACGGTATTATCTTTTGGACCTATGTTGACTATGTCTGGTACTTTGGGTCGATTTGTCTACGTAATCCCTGTTGTAGTGATAGCCTCCTTAGTTGGCTCGCTATTCAATTCTTGGTTTATCTTGCCAAATCACCTAACACATATATTCCCAGAACAAGAAATGGAAAAAAAAGAAAATTGGCAGGATCGATTTTTTAATAGAATCTCCGTTCCTTACGCAAAATTGATGTTGCCAGTATTAAAACATAAATACCTTACCATTTCTTTTACTCTTTTTTTATTGGTATTTACTCTCTATTGGGGCAAAAACAAGGTTTTATTCAATTTATTTCCTCCTGACGGGGCAGATACCTTTTTTGTTTATTTGGAGATGCCACAAGAATCCACCTTTGATGCAACCGAGGAAGTCATAAGAAATATAGAGAAAGAGGTACAAACTCTACCTAAAGAAGAAGTTTCTTTTTACTTGTCAAAAATTGGTACACAGAGTACGCAAGAGCTTGCGGCACCAGTGGGAGGAGATAAACATTTGGCCTATACTCAGGTTACACTTGTACCATCCTCTGAAAGAAAAAGAGAAGCCCAATTGGTAATGGATGAGATTCGAGAAAAAATAAATAAAAACATTACTGGATACAAAGACATTACGTATGACTTGCAAAAACCTGGACCTCCTGCCGGTAAACCCATCGAAATCCACGTGCACTCGGATGTCGACGAGGTAAGATCTCGATACGTGAATCGAATTGTTGAAGATTTAAACCAGTTGGAAGGTGTGTTTGATGTGAGCACAAACTATAAAGTGGGAAGAGATGAATACAAACTCGACATCGACTATGTTAAATTAGCGGCAGTAGGTCTGAATGTACAAGATGTTGCGAGTACTTTGAGGATAGCTTTTGATGGAGTGCGCGCGACTTCTATTGTAAAAAACAATGAGGAGATTGATATCCGAGTTCGATTTCCCGAATCTGCTCGTAGAGAAATCGGCAATGTTTTACAATTAGAGGTGCGAAACCGAGAAGGGCGTTTGGTCCCTATTCGAGCCTTTGCAAGCCTATCAAAGGTAAAAGCAGAATCTTCTGTGTATCATACCGATGGGGATGTCACTACAACAGTTACAGCACGAACAAATGTCACAGTCCAACCGCAAAAAGTAATCGATTCGATTTTGGCTAAGTATGCACCAGAACTAAAGGCCAACCAAGACGTACGTCTTTCCTATGGTGGAGAGGCTGAAAAGACAAAAGAGTCTGTTAAATCACTTTTAATTGCATTCATAGGTGGAATCATTGCCATTTACTTGGTGATTGCACTTCTTTTCAATTCCCTATCACAACCAATTTTGGTTTTATTAGCCATTCCATTTGGACTTATTGGTGTTATCTGGGCATTCTATTTCCATGACAGGCCTTTCTCATTTTTGGGTTTGATAGGAGTCATAGGTTTATCTGGTATCGTCGTCAACAACTCAATCATGATGGTAGAGTTTATCAATAAAATCGTTAACGATGAAAAAGATACGGAAGGGTTTGATGAGAAAGAAATTATCCCACAAATCATCGAAGGAGCAGTGAGGCGCTTGCGACCCATTGTCATAACTACGGGAACTACTGTTTTGGGATTGATGCCAACGGCATATGGGATTGGAGGTTCAGACCGTTTCATTGAACCCATGGTGATCGCACTTTCCTATGGCATCATAGCCTCAACGTTAATCACTTTGGTACTGATCCCGGCCTTTTATCTTGCCAATTTGGAAGCGGTTCATTATGTTCGGTCAGGATTCCGTTTTTTGGCCAGGGCCTTACGCTTTAGAACCTAA